The Streptomyces sp. NBC_01255 genome window below encodes:
- a CDS encoding type 1 glutamine amidotransferase domain-containing protein, whose protein sequence is MSLDGKHVLVLTTNYGTEQTELERPMAVLREAGAKVTVAARKESAIHTVVSDRRPGADVRPDTTMAGVTADGFDAVIVPGGTVNADRLRTDGEALRLVSAFAAAGKPVAAICHGPWLLVESGLARDRELTSYPSLRTDVENAGGRWLDREVVVDTSGGHALITSRRPGDLDAFAAAIVQALDAEAKHAVADRREE, encoded by the coding sequence GTGTCGCTCGACGGCAAGCACGTCCTCGTTCTCACGACGAACTACGGCACGGAGCAGACGGAGCTGGAGAGGCCCATGGCCGTGCTGCGGGAGGCGGGAGCCAAGGTCACGGTCGCCGCCCGGAAGGAGTCGGCCATCCACACCGTGGTCTCGGACCGCCGGCCGGGCGCTGACGTACGGCCGGACACCACCATGGCCGGTGTCACGGCGGACGGCTTCGACGCCGTGATCGTGCCCGGCGGCACTGTGAACGCCGACCGGTTGCGCACCGACGGCGAGGCGCTCCGTCTCGTCTCGGCCTTCGCCGCGGCCGGCAAACCGGTGGCCGCCATCTGTCACGGGCCGTGGCTCCTGGTGGAGAGCGGCCTGGCCAGGGACCGCGAGCTGACCTCGTACCCGTCGCTCCGGACCGACGTGGAGAACGCGGGCGGCCGCTGGCTCGACCGGGAGGTCGTCGTCGACACCAGCGGAGGCCATGCCCTGATCACCTCCCGCAGACCGGGCGACCTCGACGCCTTCGCGGCGGCGATCGTCCAGGCGCTCGACGCCGAAGCGAAGCA
- a CDS encoding ATP-binding protein → MAESADCHQEQVRRLVLYGTRGVVSRCRDFTVEALADWGWIPAESEEAGERVEDVLLLVSEVVTNACLHAGGPEELVLRHGGGRLRVEVADASAEHPRALVGRSPALPGGHGLMVLERLAGAWGSEENGPGGVGKVVWVEVGHPSRAPWRRPGAGRF, encoded by the coding sequence ATGGCCGAGAGCGCTGACTGCCATCAGGAGCAGGTGCGAAGGCTGGTGCTGTACGGGACGCGGGGCGTGGTGTCGCGGTGCCGGGATTTCACCGTCGAGGCGTTGGCCGACTGGGGCTGGATTCCTGCCGAGAGCGAGGAGGCCGGGGAGCGGGTGGAGGACGTGCTGCTCCTGGTGTCGGAGGTGGTCACCAACGCGTGTCTGCACGCGGGTGGTCCGGAGGAGTTGGTGCTGCGGCACGGGGGCGGCCGGTTGCGGGTGGAGGTGGCGGACGCGAGTGCCGAGCATCCGCGTGCCCTGGTGGGCCGCTCGCCCGCGCTGCCCGGTGGGCACGGTCTGATGGTGCTGGAGCGGCTGGCCGGAGCCTGGGGCAGCGAGGAGAATGGGCCGGGGGGCGTGGGCAAGGTGGTGTGGGTGGAGGTCGGTCATCCGTCCCGCGCGCCGTGGCGCCGTCCTGGAGCAGGCCGGTTCTGA
- a CDS encoding amidohydrolase family protein — protein MRPISEPAATPASAAASTPPRRPVFDAHLHIVDPRFTLIENDGYLPPAFTVEQYRERVSGLAVHGGAVVSGSFQGFDQEYLRAALAALGPAFVGVTQVPATVTDEEITGLDAAGVRAVRFNVRRGGSATLDQLDRLARRVHDIAGWHTELYIDARDLPDLATALAALPAVSIDHLGLHRDGLPHLLALVERGVKVKATGFGRVDLDPAETMNAIVRTDPTALMVGTDLPSTRARRPFTDADLALVARTVGEDHLDAVLWGNAAAFYRVPATAAGP, from the coding sequence ATGCGACCGATCTCCGAGCCGGCCGCCACCCCGGCGAGCGCGGCGGCGAGCACTCCCCCGCGGCGCCCCGTCTTCGACGCCCATCTCCACATCGTCGACCCCCGCTTCACCCTGATCGAGAACGACGGCTATCTGCCGCCCGCCTTCACCGTCGAGCAGTACCGGGAGCGCGTCTCCGGACTCGCCGTCCACGGCGGCGCGGTCGTCTCGGGTTCCTTCCAGGGCTTCGACCAGGAGTATCTCCGCGCCGCCCTGGCCGCGCTCGGCCCCGCCTTCGTCGGCGTCACCCAGGTCCCGGCCACCGTCACGGACGAGGAGATCACCGGCCTCGACGCCGCGGGCGTGCGCGCGGTGCGTTTCAACGTCCGCCGCGGCGGATCGGCCACGCTCGACCAGCTGGACCGCCTGGCCCGCCGCGTCCACGACATCGCCGGCTGGCACACCGAGCTCTACATCGACGCCCGGGACCTGCCGGACCTGGCCACGGCCCTGGCCGCTCTGCCCGCCGTCAGCATCGACCACCTCGGCCTGCACCGCGACGGGCTCCCCCACCTGCTGGCCCTGGTCGAGCGGGGCGTCAAGGTCAAGGCCACGGGGTTCGGGCGCGTCGACCTCGACCCCGCCGAGACCATGAACGCCATCGTGAGGACCGACCCCACCGCCCTCATGGTCGGCACCGACCTGCCCTCCACCCGCGCCCGCCGCCCGTTCACCGACGCCGACCTCGCCCTGGTCGCCCGGACCGTCGGCGAGGACCATCTCGACGCCGTGCTGTGGGGCAACGCCGCCGCGTTCTACCGCGTGCCCGCCACGGCCGCCGGGCCATGA
- a CDS encoding LacI family DNA-binding transcriptional regulator, protein MTARQVTIEDVARTAGVSRQTVSNALNAPHRLRATTLARVTAAIDELGYQPDQSARSLRTGTRKVIGYPAPADNPADPNPLMGGFLQALVSAADAVGHRILLFRCDPEQGAGAVAKSFHGLIAARQVDGFVLSDVIHDDPRVDVLAEAGFPFAAFGRTAPGRPQNWVDIDSAAATAALVGLLLDQGHRRICYVNSAASLPWLADRRAGLLQAAAAAPDGAFEVGVPDDDPAALSHALQRLLVGPDRPTALVCANDWLALTAYQAVRAAGLTIGADVAVTGFNDMPLCTVLQPALTSMRMPLSRIAHALVDRLITAVEDPAATPTSGLLLPAEPVVRGSTPER, encoded by the coding sequence ATGACCGCTCGACAGGTGACCATCGAGGACGTCGCACGCACGGCGGGCGTCTCCCGGCAGACCGTCTCGAACGCCCTCAACGCCCCCCACCGGCTCCGCGCCACCACCCTCGCCCGGGTCACCGCCGCCATCGACGAACTCGGCTACCAGCCCGACCAGTCCGCCCGCAGTCTGCGCACCGGCACCCGCAAGGTCATCGGGTATCCCGCACCCGCCGACAACCCCGCCGACCCCAACCCCCTGATGGGCGGCTTCCTCCAGGCACTCGTGAGCGCCGCCGACGCCGTCGGCCACCGCATCCTGCTGTTCCGCTGCGACCCCGAGCAGGGCGCCGGCGCGGTCGCCAAGTCCTTCCACGGGCTGATCGCGGCCCGCCAGGTCGACGGGTTCGTCCTCTCCGACGTCATCCACGACGACCCCCGCGTCGACGTGCTCGCCGAGGCCGGCTTCCCGTTCGCCGCCTTCGGTCGCACCGCCCCCGGCCGCCCGCAGAACTGGGTGGACATCGACTCGGCCGCCGCCACCGCCGCCCTGGTCGGCCTCCTCCTCGACCAGGGCCACCGCAGGATCTGTTACGTCAACTCCGCCGCCTCCCTGCCCTGGCTCGCCGACCGCCGGGCCGGCCTGCTCCAGGCCGCGGCCGCCGCGCCCGACGGCGCCTTCGAGGTCGGCGTCCCCGATGACGACCCGGCCGCCCTCTCCCACGCACTCCAGCGCCTGCTCGTCGGCCCCGACCGGCCGACGGCCCTGGTCTGCGCGAACGACTGGCTCGCCCTGACCGCCTACCAGGCCGTCCGGGCCGCCGGCCTCACGATCGGCGCCGACGTCGCCGTCACCGGCTTCAACGACATGCCGCTCTGTACGGTGCTCCAGCCCGCCCTCACCAGCATGCGGATGCCCCTGTCGCGCATCGCCCACGCCCTGGTCGACCGGCTGATCACCGCCGTCGAGGACCCCGCCGCCACCCCGACGAGCGGTCTGCTGCTCCCGGCGGAGCCGGTCGTACGCGGGAGCACGCCGGAGCGGTAG